The Cucurbita pepo subsp. pepo cultivar mu-cu-16 chromosome LG15, ASM280686v2, whole genome shotgun sequence genome contains the following window.
TATacatagatttttttaatctacGTACCAAATGTTGTTGCTCAACTCCTCGGAAACAAACTTGTAGtgccatatatatatcctctTCCAGATCTCCATGCAAGAAAGCAGTTTTTATATTGAGTTGTGCAAGCTCAAGATTAAATTGAGAAACCAATGCCAACAAAATCCGAATGGATGGAGATAATCACCGTGcttgaaaaatatgatttccAAGAACAACTAAGCAAGCTTACAATGAGAAACTTgtgtttgtttaatttctatttgtgGGTGTGTGAGTGCCATTGATCTTACTTCCCTTTCAACTACAAGAATTAGGTATAAGAACATTTTGGTTATGGCATTAAGGTAGcacattatatttttttttaaagaaccaaaaatattgtttatatatatatatatttttttagtaaaaaaaaaattattaaccCAACAtcatctcaaaaaaaaaaaaaaaaaaaaaaaaaaaaaaaaaaaaaaaaaaaaaaaaaaaaaaaaaaaaaaaaaaaaaNNNNNNNNNNNNNNNNNNNNNNNNNNNNNNNNNNNNNNNNNNNNNNNNNNNNNNNNNNNNNNNNNNNNNNNNNNNNNNNNNNNNNNNNNNNNNNNNNNNNNNNNNNNNNNNNNNNNNNNNNNNNNNNNNNNNNNNNNNNNNNNNNNNNNNNNNNNNNNNNNNNNNNNNNNNNNNNNNNNNNNNNNNNNNNNNNNNNNNNNNNNNNNNNNNNNNNNNNNNNNNNNNNNNNNNNNNNNNNNNNNNNNNNNNNNNNNNNNNNNNNNNNNNNNNNNNNNNNNNNNNNNNNNNNNNNNNNNNNNNNNNNNNNNNNNNNNNNNNNNNNNNNNNNNNNNNNNNNNNNNNNNNNNNNNNNNNNNNNNNNNNNNNNNNNNNNNNNNNNNNNNNNNNNNNNNNNNNNNNNNNNNNNNNNNNNNNNNNNNNNNNNNNNNNNNNNNNNNNNNNNNNNNNNNNNNNNNNNNNNNNNNNNNNNNNNNNNNNNNNNNNNNNNNNNNNNNNNNNNNNNNNNNNNNNGTGCAGATGCATGCAGATTTGAATGACTAAATTATGCTttgatttgaagaaaatagtttagaaaagaaatttggtaTTGTTCATATAACTTAGAATATCACAATGAGAGCTACGGAGAAGGTGAGGTGCAAAATCATGTGTATAAGATTGGTAGCCCTAAACGTAGATTTTGGGTCAAACCCTTTTTCTGCCTTTTGCGTGTAGAGTGAAGTAGCGGTTTTTAGACCCCATGCTCtccttatatatatacctCTTCACTTAAAGCATTAACATACATATGCAAATGGCTTCTCATAAACTTTCTTCTCTTGTGTTCTTTCTGTTGTTTGGAATAGGAATTTGTTCTGCAGCGAGACGATTGTCAAGTTCTAATGAAGGATATGGTTCTTCAAGTGGTCATGGTTATAGTAGCTATGCTTCTGTAGGAGAATATGGTGTTGAAAAGTATGGCAATGGATATGGAAAAGATGGTTCATATGGAGGAAAATACGGGGAATATAATGGAGGAAAGTACGGGGGATATGACGGGGGAAAACACGAGAGATATGATGGTGGAAACTACGGGGGATACAGCGGAGGTAGACACGAAGGATAcgatgaagaaaattatggaGGATACGACGGAGGTAAACACGAGGAATACGGCGGATGTAAACACAAGGGATACGATGGAGGAAACTATGGGGGATACGACTTCAGTAAACACGAGGAATACGACAAAGATAAACACGAGGGATACGATGGAGGAAACTATAGGGGATATGACGGAGGTAAGCATGAGGAATACGGTAGAGGTAAACATGAGGGGTACGATGGAGGAAACTATGGGGGATATGGTGGAGGTAAGCATGATGAATATGATAGAGGTAAACACGAGGAATACGAAAGAGGTAAACATGAGGAATATGAAGGAGGAAACTACGGGGGATACGGCGGAGGCAAGCATGAGGCATACGGCGGAGGTAAACACGAGGAATACGGCAAAGATAAACACGAGGGATACAATGGAGGGAACTATGGGGGATACGGCGGAGGTAAACACGAGGAATACGACAAAGATAAACACGATGGATACGATGGAGGAAAGTATGGGGGATACAGCGGAGGTAAACACGAGGAATACGACAAAGATAAACACGAGGGATACGATGGAGGAAACTATGGGGGATACGGCTTCAGTAAACACGAGGAATACGACAAAGATAAACACGAGGGATATGATGGAGGGAACTATGGGGGATACAGTGNTACATATGCAAATGGCTTCTCATAAACTTTCTTCTCTTGTGTTCTTTCTGTTGTTTGGAATAGGAATTTGTTCTGCAGCGAGACGATTGTCAAGTTCTAATGAAGGATATGGTTCTTCAAGTGGTCATGGTTATAGTAGCTATGCTTCTGTAGGAGAATATGGTGTTGAAAAGTATGGCAATGGATATGGAAAAGATGGTTCATATGGAGGAAAATACGGGGAATATAATGGAGGAAAGTACGGGGGATATGACGGGGGAAAACACGAGAGATATGATGGTGGAAACTACGGGGGATACAGCGGAGGTAGACACGAAGGATAcgatgaagaaaattatggaGGATACGACGGAGGTAAACACGAGGAATACGGCGGATGTAAACACAAGGGATACGATGGAGGAAACTATGGGGGATACGACTTCAGTAAACACGAGGAATACGACAAAGATAAACACGAGGGATACGATGGAGGAAACTATAGGGGATATGACGGAGGTAAGCATGAGGAATACGGTAGAGGTAAACATGAGGGGTACGATGGAGGAAACTATGGGGGATATGGTGGAGGTAAGCATGATGAATATGATAGAGGTAAACACGAGGAATACGAAAGAGGTAAACATGAGGAATATGAAGGAGGAAACTACGGGGGATACGGCGGAGGCAAGCATGAGGCATACGGCGGAGGTAAACACGAGGAATACGGCAAAGATAAACACGAGGGATACAATGGAGGGAACTATGGGGGATACGGAGGAGGTAAACACGAGGAATACGACAAAGATAAATACGAGGGATACGATGGAGGAAAGTATGGGGGATACAGTGGAAGTAAACACGAGGAATACGACAAAGATAAACACAAGGGATACGATGGAGAAAACTATGGGGGATACAGCGGAGGTAAACACGAGGAATACGACAAAGATAAACACGATGGATACGATGGAGGAAAGTATGGGGAATACAGTGGAAGTAAACACGAGGAATACGACAAAGATAAACACGAGGGATACGATGGAGGAAAGTATGGGGGATACAGTGGAAGTAAACACGAGGAATACGACAAAGATAAATACGATGGATATGATGGAAGAAACTATGGGGGATACGACCAAGGTAAGCATGAGAAATACGGCGAAGGTAAACACGAGGAATACAGTGGAGGAAACTACAGGGGATACGGTGGAAGTAAACACGAGGGATATGCACCCTAAAAAACACGTTTAGCGGTacaatatacatatattaataatatcatgaagaaataaaaaagagccccacataaataattttctccCTCATgtattcataataaaatatataacaaaGATGGGGAAGGGTTACAATATTGCTTATTGTTCAAATGAGAGCTCTTGTTGTACTTactctttaaataaataaagaagtgacttttatttttaatcttatttgaACAAATCAACACTTACACTCAATTTGTACAATTTGTGAagaatgagaataaaataggTAGGTATGCTTTAAACTCTTTTAAGTTATGTTTAATATCTATTCCactattttctaaataatactaaaataatttatgcaCACAATGTTATCGACTCAAGTAATTTTTGTCTCAAGTACAAAACCAAagttatattttcaaatataaagaatgaaagcataaatttttttttggatggattgaaatgaaaactaaaagaaCGAGCCAAATAAATCGAAAGATTCATGTTTGGTTTAGGAAGGGATCGTCGAAGTTTTGAAATGAATGGAAAGACAATCTACTTTCATTAAGTGATTTATTAGATAATCGAAAACAGAGGATCTTgaaaacaattcaaaattcaGAAGAACTCCGCGAGGGGGCATTGAACAGTTGGAAAAAGCTCGGGCCCTCTTACGAAAAGTCGAAATATTGTAGCACCAGGaacaattaattattgaaatagtCTAGTCgagaatttttttatcaagTATTTTCCACTTATTAGAAACACATggtttaaaaatgaaattactgTTTTGTTGGAAGATGAAATAGTAAGTGAAGCTTGGGAGAGATTCAAAGGAGATGAAGTGTCTACACCATGGACTACCCATTGTATCAAAATGAAGACTTTctaaaattgattgaatattGCTACTAAACAAGCAGGGATTGTTTCAGCCAATGGAGCTATCGTCTTAAAGACGTACAAAATGGAGACTTTctaaaattgattgaatattGCTACTAAACAAGCAGTGAAGGTTTCAGCCACTGGAGCTATCGTTTTAACGACGTACAATGAGATTCTAGAAAGAATAACATCTAACAATTGTCAATGGCTGATGTGAGGAGCAATCCAGGAAAGAAGACCCGAGGAGTACTTGAAGTTGATGCTTTGACATCTATCAACGCTCAATTAGCATCGGTGACTAGTATTCTACAAAATCTAGTGTTGGGACAAGGTTCAATGACTAAAGCAAGTCAAACTGTTGCTATAATGACTcaaattataaactaaatttggTGTATATTATGAAGAAGAACACACTTTTGATCAATGTCTAAGTAATccgatttcaattttttatgtgAGGAATCAAGCTAGTTAAGGCAACCAGAAAATAATATCTTCTCAAACACTTAAAACACAGGGTGGAGAAACCATCCAAACCTCTAATGGAAGGGACAAAGCCCATACAATCAACAAATGCcacctaaaataattatccTCCAGGTTTTGGACTACAAAATCAAATGACATATGATCTTCAACAAGCCAATACTCAAAGGAAAGGAACTAGCCAAGCTGAACACATACCTGGAACATCGCTTGAGAGCCTAATAAAGGAATATATGGCCAAAAATAATGATGTGATATAGAGTTAGCAACCATCcttacaaaatttgaaagttaaagtAGGTCAATTAGCAATTGGGTTACAAAATAGACATTTTGGGAAGCTGCGAGCAAATAACTAAACACCAACAAAATGAAGGCAAGATGCAGTATCAAGCAATAGAATTGTAAAGTGGGAAAAAAATACCAAgtagaggagaaaaaaattaaagaacacaACGACAGTCAATGCCAAGAAGCAATTGATACACAATAGAGATATGACGAAATTACTGAAACCTAAGgagcaaaataaaaattatgcaaAAACAATACAGTCTCCTAAAACGCATGCAACAATCAGTAGTGAACAAGAGAGCAGAACATACATACCAACACCTTCTTttcccaaaaaagaaattcatataaacatacCACTAGCATTGAAGTTGAAGCAAATGGCTAATTATGTGAAATTATTGAAAGGTGTGCTCAAGAATAGAAGGAAATTGGAAGAATTGAAGGTGGTTGCACTAAATGAAGAGTAGAGTGCAATATTGAAAACCAAGATCCCACTAAAAGAGGAAGACCGAAGCTCGTTCACTATTCCCgtatcaattggagaaaagGAGTTAGGTTGAACATTATTTGACTTTGGGGCAAGCATCAGCTTAATGCCTCCATCTATTTACAAGAAGTTAGGGATCGGTAATACTAGACCAACTACATTCACCATTTGACTAGTCGATAGGTCCATCACTTATCCCAAAGGAAAGATCgaagatattttaattcaagtggataaattcatattttcagcaaattttattattttaggcTATGAAGTGGACTTCGATGTACCAATTATCTTGGAGAGACCATTTTTAAAGACGGTGAGAACACTAGTTAATGTCTATACGAATAGGTACATAAATGacaacaaacaagaaaaggaatgatagtagaaattaaaaatttgctGCATAACTACTTAGTTATTTTGTTGTCTACATAGGAAGTCATGATCATTTTCTTCATGCATGTCATGATAGTTTCTTTGTCTCGACCAATTAAGCGCATAATTAAACACTAGACTCATTATATGTGACACTTGTTAGGTTCAATCTATTATAGTTTATCTTAGTCGGCAagtattttcattatttactTAATCATAGACCATATTTCTAGCAAAAACAATAACCAAGAGCTTCCACACCTCAAGCTACTTTCAAGAATGACTCCACGTCCACACCAATGCTCATCGAGAACAATGATTAGTCATGTTTGGGggtattaaaataattctatcACCCCAttcaaaatgataatatatatatatattccaaacTCGAGACCACTCCTCTTCAACCCAGAGCTTGAACTCTCAATGctaagaaaaaattacaaaatttcttcaattgcTCGTAGTCAGGCAATCTGTATCACCAATGGAGGTGGTAGAATCTAAGGTATTAGGgatgtaaaaaagaaagaaaaaaataaaataaaaagagttaTCATTATTGTTAAGGTGAGTTGCATCACAGATGTGGCCATACTGAAAACCTCCTATTGAGTCGAGCTTGCATCACAAATATGACCATACAAAAAACTTTAGGATGCTATTGAGTCAAGCTAAGGGAAAATGAATATTAATCTATATAGTCATCCCTTGAAGACATAGGTGATTTGCATCACAAATGGCTGAAAATAGGGAATGACTTGAAGGATTTTgggggagaagaaaaaaaaaatcaaaatgttaTGACAATAGAAAGTTAGGAAATAAATTAGGAAGTCGAGTcacaaaaggaaaggaaaaagaaacgaaaatcATCTTAGAAGTGTTTTGGAGAATACGATGGTAGTGAAAAATgtgttatttttcttatagGTATTGATTATAAATGTAGGgtgaataatgaaaaaaactGAGTTGAGGAAGAAGTATATAGAACTCGATCTTAATTAtgctttgaaaaaaaagaagttaatttTGCACTCATACTTACCATTTGCTAGTTAATTCCttcatttataataatgagTAAGTATGAAATAGTCTATTGtggttcaaaatcaaaagaatatCAATTTGCATAAATCAAGCctaattgtatatttaatgGAGTGATTTGGTAAGATTTCAGAACATTTATGTTGAACCATGATGTCgtgataaattaaaaaataatcctaCTCGAAAGTCTGGAAACAAGTTGCTAACCATGATGCTGAATCAATTCGGAAAGCAAATTTTTTTGGGACGACATGTAAATTATAATCCAAATCAGCGTGGTACGTGGGTCATTAACTACCCAATTAGGAACATTATAGGTAAACAACTTACTCCTTTCCCACCCTAAATAGGAGAAAAGGTTGCCTAAAATAAAGATGAGCCACcaaagggaaaaaataaaatagacagCAGAGTGTTGTACTCGGTGAATGAAGGGATGAAGAAGAACCCTAATACAGCAGCGGtctagaaggaaaagaagaccaaGAAAGATAGATTAAGtcaaagaggtggacgtgagacCTTTGATGAAGGAACTTATATCGAAGGAGAGGAACAAAGTTGGATAGCTCTCTAATCCTCtactctcttttcttattttatcaattttatatgattgAGATGTGATTCCTCTCTTTAATTTAGTTTGTACAGAGAGTTACCTTGGTTTTTATATCCTAAAGcttcgtaattaattatttaatttttaataatatttatattaatttatttacaatttaatattattcatcGTATAAAAAtacaaggttattaatgtaatcttgaacattATGTGATTCAAGAAAAACGTGTTAAAGTAATAACATAAATGGTCTATAGTACATGAAGTTGGGTGTTTTATCatggtaacactattgatacgacaTACTTTATAATCGTTACAAATTATATGATCCAAATCGTttatgtggagacatgtaagtggtGGTATcttatacaatgagtttgtataataCTATaccaacaaatatttaatctctctttataaatttgataatcAATGAATGAGTTACGAATTTTTGCTTGTGAGGGCATGTGCGAGAATGATTCTTTTAACAGATTCAATATGCTTTCCATTTTGGGACTTGACCATGAGTTGAAAACATAATACCATGTAATGAAATTACTCGTTTCCATATAAaaaaagtagatgagttgttttCTTACACCGATTAGACAGGAAAgctgtttatatatttttggtttcttaTGAGTAGAAACAAATATAGTGACCCAACATCAGCTCAAGCATAAACATGATCCAAGTTAGAGGTTAACAAGCGGCTTAGAATTAACACATAAGATTGAGTTTAAAGGATTATCGAGTGTTTTAAAAGACTTAGCATAGACATTGACATATCAACACAAAAAGTGTTAAATTAGACattgatatatatacacgAGCTAGGCAGAAGGTGAGGTGCAAAATCATATGTCTAAGATCGGTAGGCCTAAGCGTAGATTATGGGTCAAACCCATTTTCTGCAATTTGCGTGTATAGAGTAAGGCAGTGGTATTTAGGCCCCATGCTcaccttatatatatatatatatacctctTCACTCAAAGCATTCAAATACATATGCAAATGGCTTACCATAAACTATCTTCTCTTGTGTTCTTTCTGTTCTTCGGAATAGGAATTTGTTCTGCAGCGAGACGTTTGTCAAGTTCTTATGGAGGATATGGTTCTTCAAGTGGTCATGGTTATAGTAGCTATGCTTCCGTAGGGGAATATGGTGTTGAAAATTATGGCTATGGATATGGTAAAGATGGTGCATATGGAGGAAAGTACTGGGGATATGACGGAGGAAAACACGAGGGATATGATGGTGGAAACTACTGGGGATACGACGGAAATAGACACGATGGATACTATGGGGGATATGAAGGAGGTAAGCATGAGGAATACGACCGAGGTAAACACGAGGGATATGATGGAGGAAACTATGGAGGATATGGTGGAGGTAAGCATGAGGAATACGGCAGAGGATACTACGGAGGATACGGTGGAGGTAAGCATGAGGAATACGACGGAGGAAAACACGAGGAATACGGCAAAGATAAATACAAGGGATACGATGGAGGAAACTATGGGGGATACAGCGAAGGTAAGCATGAGGAATACAGTGGAGGAAACTACGGGGGATACGATGGAAGTAAGCACGAGGGATATGCACCCTGAAAAACACATCTTTAGCGGTacaatatagatatataaataattctcTCCCTCAtgtattcaaaataaaatatataacaaaGATGGGGAATGCTTACAATATTGCGATGTTCAAATGAGAGTTCTTGTTGTACTTtctctttaaataaataaagaaccgacttttattttgaattttatacttttttgtTTAACTGGGTTAGGTCagactttcaaattttgtaggGTTCGTGTAGAATGTGAATAAAATATGTATGTACATTTAAACTCTAAGTTAGATTTAATATCTAGTCCATTATTTTCTAAgtaattttaatatctatgtaaaaaaacacaataaaattgaaataattcgagtgattttttttttgtctcagattcagaaaaaaaaaaaaaaaagttatatttcaaattaaagaatgaaagcatatattttttttttattttggatagattgaaatcaaaactaaaagaatGAATGATGGATGATCTTCCAAGAGGAAATTTGTACCATATTTGATAAACCtctagggttagggtttttgtTCGGATCAGTGTGAAAGAATTTGGTCAACGAATAACTCATTACTTGAGGAGAGTTGATGGAGAGAATCACAAATAATTGTTGAATTCGTGGTTTNNNNNNNNNNNNNNNNNNNNNNNNNNNNNNNNNNNNNNNNNNNNNNNNNNNNNNNNNNNNNNNNNNNNNNNNNNNNNNNNNNNNNNNNNNNNNNNNNNNNNNNNNNNNNNNNNNNNNNNNNNNNNNNNNNNNNNNNNNNNNNNNNNNNNNNNNNNNNNNNNNNNNNNNNNNNNNNNNNNNNNNNNNNNNNNNNNNNNNNNNNNNNNNNNNNNNNNNNNNNNNNNNNNNNNNNNNNNNNNNNNNNNNNNNNNNNNNNNNNNNNNNNNNNNNNNNNNNNNNNNNNNNNNNNNNNNNNNNNNNNNNNNNNNNNNNNNNNNNNNNNNNNNNNNNNNNNNNNNNNNNNNNNNNNNNNNNNNNNNNNNNNNNNNNNNNNNNNTAAACTAAATAACTTAATATAGCTATTTGTTCATACGTTGCATGGATGTGTTTCGATGGTGTAATGAGGTTTGGAGTATAATTTTAGTGTGATTTTCATTAGCTTCAtgtctatatttttaatcGTTTATACTATAGGTTTCCCTAATGCTTTCTTTATCGAGTACTAAATTGTTCTTGATTTATAACTATATCACTGCCACATGTCTCAATAGAGGTCTTGTTAGACATTTTACTCtttggttaaaatatatatatatatatatatataaaagttaagataattttgacaataaaataaattatagtgTACTCTTTGCATCTATTGTCGATATAGcttgtgagataccacatcggttggagagggaaacaaatcattccttatgAGGCTGTGTGGAAATCTATCTcagtaaacgtgttttaaaactgtgagactgaatTTACTACTGCAGAATTCGTTGTATGAACTCACCTACAgttttcgattttatttttgatccCGAAATCTAGAAGACCTTTAGGCGAAGGTTGAGGGAACAAAGGTTGAGAATGACAAAACgtttaaaaactgtgaggttgaacTTACTAATCTAGAATTCATTGTATGAACTCACCTacagtttttcaattttattttttatcccAAAATCTAGAAAACCTTTAGGCGAAGGTTGAGGGAACAAAGGTTGAGAATGACAAAACGTTTAAATACTGTGAGGCTGAACTTACTGCTGTATAATTGATTGTATGAACTCACCTAtggttttcgattttattttttatctcgAAATCTAGAAAACCTTTAGGCGAAGGTTGAGGGAACAAAGGTTGAGAATGACCGAACAAAATATATCGGAAATAGATCATGGAGCCAAATTGAATTAGGAGTTTGAAAATTCAGCAATGATGACTAGTCCAGAGAGAACCACCGCTAATTCTATTCATTTAGCATAtgacaaagaaagagaaattagAGCATATGCACAACGAGTGTGGAAGAGCTAAATTCGTGCTTTATAAAACCCCAAATGTAAGCAACAACTTTGGAGCTAAAGCTCCTGATGTTTCAAATGATGCAAACTATTGGAAAATTTCATGTACTACTCTCACAAGATCTTCTTTGAGAGTTAGTGACTCATTCCGATTCCAAGGAATGGATAGAGATATGATTATATTGAGTTTCTTCACTTATTCTTTGAGGGATGGTGCTTAATCATGGTTGAATTGTCATGATCCAATTTTCGAGATTTCGAGAAATTGGGCCGTGACAAATTGATATCAGAGCAGTAAGATTTTAGGTTCACtcgattttgtttgtttggttttttatttttttttatttttttttatttttttgtaaagtgGGCTATACCTATATGACTCAGCTCATTGACACGCCGCATCGAGACCAAGTATGTTATCTAAGTCTGTAGAGCAAAATAAGTCTTACTAAGATGTATCACGAGAGTCTTATGAGTATGATGGTACAACTTACTACTCTTGATAGAATGACGTTCTAGAATATGTAGTAACCTAAGTTTGTTGTCTTCTGATAGATTATGGCTTCGAAAAGGAGAGGGACCTAGGTTGGATTTGGTCCTGAGGCTGAGCACCCCACCTCTAAACGAGCTAGAGAGTTGCCTCCTAAGGCATATCAGGTCATTCCGCGGGTGCAAGCGCCCAAGAGAGGCCGAAGGAGGGTTGTGGCCCAAGATCCCTCAGCGGCAGCTCCGTAGGCGCTAGAGCCAAGAGAGGCACCACCAGCATCAGCATCGATGCCTGCAGTGCCACCAGCTGAGCTATCAGGGACCTACCTTGGAGATCCTGCAAACCTTCATGAGGTCCACCATGGAGACACAGGCTCAGATTAGCCAACTGTTGCAAGCTCTAGTGGCCAACCAGACACTTGCACGAAGCCCCCGACGTAACGAGGGTATGACTGTTGAATCCCGCCACTTGAGGGATTTTCAAAAGTATAACCCTTGGTCGTTAGATGGTGGAAAGATAGACCCAGTTGCTGCAGAAGCCTCGTTGGAGGCTACTGAGATAGCCTTTAATTATATGAATTGATTTCAATCAAGTATCATGTGCACTCCTCCATatattcaatcaactaatGGAAATGTGTAAAGCTAAATAAGGAAACCTCAAGTCTTATCTAGCAATCTCCTCATAAAACctgtggtatatctaccttattatttaaACTCCGATCTTTAAACGAAGttcctcaaattttacccGTGCCAGAGACTTGGTTAAGATGTCTCCAAGctgttcctctgttcggatgaagtcaatcttgatAAGTCCCCGATTTGTACACTCTCGAATGTAAtggaacctgatctctatgtGCTTGCTTCGGTCGTGCAAAATTGGATTTttgatcagggagatcgtagctttgttgtccacataaagcattggtggatcgccTTCTTTTCCGATGAATTCCTCCATCAATCGCGCAAGCCAGACCCCCTGTGTTGCTGTCGTCGAAGCAATAATGTACTCTGCTTTGCAAGAAGATAAAGCAACTACCTTTTGCTtagttgattgccagcagattGTGCCgcctgagaggaagtaaatcatccTGCTAGTGCTCTTATGATCATCAACGTCATCGGCCATGTTACTATTactgtagccgaccagctcaagcttctcctttcctctccctgcaCAGTATCTTACACCCCAGTCTTTGGTTCTGGCTACATAGCGCAAgatgcgcttgacagccactagatgctcctccctaggtgcttccataaacctactcacGTATCCAACGGAATAAGCAAGATCAGGGCAagtgtttaccagatagcgcaCTCTCGACAATGCTGCAGTAATTGGTGGAGTCAACTGCCGTCGTAGTGCCGGCCTTCCTCAACTGGAGTCGGGCcttgttaaataaaagtcatGCCTTAATTTAGTTAGGTTTGTAAAACATCTAAATTCACGCTAATGGAGGAGCGTGATTATAGGAGCCATTGGGCGA
Protein-coding sequences here:
- the LOC111811497 gene encoding keratin, type I cytoskeletal 9-like, coding for MQMAYHKLSSLVFFLFFGIGICSAARRLSSSYGGYGSSSGHGYSSYASVGEYGVENYGYGYGKDGAYGGKYWGYDGGKHEGYDGGNYWGYDGNRHDGYYGGYEGGKHEEYDRGKHEGYDGGNYGGYGGGKHEEYGRGYYGGYGGGKHEEYDGGKHEEYGKDKYKGYDGGNYGGYSEGKHEEYSGGNYGGYDGSKHEGYAP
- the LOC111811495 gene encoding RNA-binding motif protein, X-linked-like-3; the protein is MQMASHKLSSLVFFLLFGIGICSAARRLSSSNEGYGSSSGHGYSSYASVGEYGVEKYGNGYGKDGSYGGKYGEYNGGKYGGYDGGKHERYDGGNYGGYSGGRHEGYDEENYGGYDGGKHEEYGGCKHKGYDGGNYGGYDFSKHEEYDKDKHEGYDGGNYRGYDGGKHEEYGRGKHEGYDGGNYGGYGGGKHDEYDRGKHEEYERGKHEEYEGGNYGGYGGGKHEAYGGGKHEEYGKDKHEGYNGGNYGGYGGGKHEEYDKDKHDGYDGGKYGGYSGGKHEEYDKDKHEGYDGGNYGGYGFSKHEEYDKDKHEGYDGGNYGGYSGGKHEEYGGCKHKGYDGGNYGGYDFSKHEEYDKDKHEGYDGGNYRGYDGGKHEEYGRGKHEGYDGGNYGGYGGGKHDEYDRGKHEEYERGKHEEYEGGNYGGYGGGKHEAYGGGKHEEYGKDKHEGYNGGNYGGYGGGKHEEYDKDKYEGYDGGKYGGYSGSKHEEYDKDKHKGYDGENYGGYSGGKHEEYDKDKHDGYDGGKYGEYSGSKHEEYDKDKHEGYDGGKYGGYSGSKHEEYDKDKYDGYDGRNYGGYDQGKHEKYGEGKHEEYSGGNYRGYGGSKHEGYAP